The DNA window CAACTtagtgtgatcgactgtgagatacccgctatccatttgcaataaaaccatattctacaaatatgccgaaaatataccacaaaataccaaaatacacaaatgctatatttggtatatcgatattgtactgcatttaaaataaaccacaaagtataaaatatactatattcatAGAAACTAATATCCGATTCCAGTACGCGTTTTTGGCCACACAAAAGTtgttcttaaataacttacaATTATTATCTGATTTTTTGCCGATTCTTTcacaacttttttaatttttatccgatcacTGTCGATCACAAATCATAAAatctatagttattattttctgtacctaaattcgcaactctagcttcaaaactACGCttcttatttgattttggTCAATTTGCGAGGGCGAAAGTAGGCTGTCGAAAAAAAGGATATTTCTATACAGAGACCTTACAatctttgagatctaggtgttcatacggacggataGATAAACAGACGGccatggctatatcgtctcggttgttgacgctgatcaagagatgcctcctttaaacaagtaagaaagctacagtcgagtgtactcgtgtgagatacccgctactcatttcgaataaaaccaaaatattgcggtaatattctcaaaatgtaccaaaacAATATagcataaaaatactaaaatgatATGGCAAagtgtatatttggtataatgatatggtactacattcaagatatactatagagtgcgaaatatatcagattgccagccaaagctactaagacccctagaagttatttatttctttaataactttgacaatttttatctgatcgcaaccaaatcaggaAACACAATTATTAATGGATATACGAAAAttcgcgactctagcttttaaattacgcttgttattcgatttatatcaattatagctctatctcttatagtctttgagatccagtgtttcatacggacatggctagGTCGTCTCGGccgttgacgctgatcaaaaatatatatacttcatagggtcggagatatgtagctccttctacctgttacatacatttcctgcaggcaaaaagttataatacccttctaccctatggttAAGTGGCTAAATCTTGTAATTAATATGAATAAGTTAACAgcaaattttacaaaaaaaagaggaaaatatTGACTTTAATTAGGTTAGGCGTTAGCAGAGAATGTCAGTCATGCTCCGGTAtacacttttcgttttcgttttgggaccaAAATCGAGATTTCCGTTTTTtggtgctccggttttcacaaGTTTTTGGTCATCGTTTTGCTTTCAGAACGTTTCACTTCTTACTGCTGAAACAGCTGACTTGTGTTTTGGTCAGAagtaaacaacgcgaaaaaTGACTTTCCTGAGTGGATAGAACTCAAATAAGGATAATTTTACCCTGCATAGATGATTTTTGCTTCCCCTGagagaaatatatttgccttttgtcttttttggaAATAATGATTTGAAActtacttaaaaaaaacagtGAAACGACAATCAGCTGTTCCCCACATAGAAAATGGATGCTTTTTAATCGATTTCATTCCGATGatttcaacaactttttttattaattaattttataaaaacatatttacccaatttcagcaaatttaatgccatgcgtttcattatacaagtatttttaactttctTTTCCCTTCCACCAAAAGTGtggcagcttaggcgataactcatggtgtcggATTAATCGATCGCtcaccaaaacaaaaattgttgttgccgacggcaaaattttatttgctcgttttatcgttttaaaaatatttacataccGAATTGATCTTCTGGCGGGCCtaaaagaacgacaataaaccaatgattcaactttttttttccttttgcaaataagatcCGATTTAAAGAAGCAAAAGGCATTTACTTTTGATTTCGACAAGACAAACTTGCTCGTttagaaattcgaaaaaatgtaaaaaagcAAACGGAAGCACCAATTTattcttttcgttttcaacACGGAAAGTGAATTCCAGAGCACGGCTGTTAATCTCTTAATATTTTAGAGCAAATGAGAAAAGGAACCAGAAAAAAACATGTTTTAATGATTACAAGTGAAATTACTGAAGAGTTAATGATAGtttatgaaaacaaatttttatttaacataaaacaagtaagaaagctactgtcgagtgtgctcgactgtgagatacctgctaacCAAATAtattcagaatataccaaaatattacaaaaatactaagaatatatcaagggtatatttagtatatcgatatataaccacattcaaaatataccatagacagcacaatataccagattgtcagccacagcaactgAGACCCCTAACACTAACCATATAATACATAGATACTCCAAGCTCTTGAAGCAAAGCATATCATtcaaaacagtattattgcgACCACAGAAGAGCTGAGCGCTGCGATTAGAACCCCAGACTCTGGGGCCCAGAGTCTCTTCGGCTCATTTCGAAATTCGAAGATCTAACGCAACGCGCAGCGTAAGTCACACACTCAGTTCAGTCACAGATCGAATGCGGAACGATGAGCACGAGCATATTTCGATGCGCTGTGCtttcgtttgtatgtatgcgtctacgtatatacatgctcgcccAAATTGGTAATACCAAATTGGTATTACCAATATGGTATGTGTATGCAagtgaagttttgcaacgtgcagTTGCCTCGCAAACAATAAGCTAGCGCacgtcaattttgttttggcgcgacgaaagtctcgaagaaaaaggcaacaacaattgctcggGTCTTAGATTTTTTGCAGTTAAACGACACCTGCGAAAGGACTGCGTTGGCTCTGCTGATAGTTTGCAAGCCCAACATATTGTGGTGCGCGAGCTCAAATCCCGattgatattttgttttttatacccgttacccatagggtagaaggaggcatctccgaccctataaagtatatatattcttgatcagcgtcaacagccgagacgatctagccatgtccgtctgtgtgtctgtccgtatgacagcatttgtttcgacagcatttgttatgtttgtacgcagatcaagtttgcttcaaatttttgccacgcccacttccgccctcgcAAATTAAACAAGCGTAATGTTAAtgtttggttgcgatcagctaaaaattgtggaagttattaaagaaatacttttgtatggtcaaaaacgcctacttactaggggtctgagttgctttggccgacaatctggtccATTgcgccgtctatggtatattttgaatggtgtactatgtcgatataccaaatataccatttggttttttttagtattttcggtatattttgaaaataataccgtaatattttgcctttattaaaaatgggtagcgggtatcttacagtcgagcacactcgactgtaactttcttgttttttaatgcgatttatattttttctaatcgcgcattaattttttatgatttaaaatgttcaacatttaaatattaaaatgaagccctaattatttttgcaatcgTCTTTGAAGGGTTGGAGATGCCTCCAGGTATGAACGCGCACTTTTTCAAAATAACTCTGAAAGAGGTTCCTTAGCTCAAATATAAAAACCGCatcaaaaaatcaaatgttCAGAGAAGCACAGacttattttatatgttaataGTAAACTGAGGTCGCAATTACGCCTAGTTCAATGTTTGATATGTGtatggaaattaattttattaacaaattctttaagctaacattaaataaagaatCAAATtgactgtagttattattgttgtaaacATCAAAAATCGCCACtttagctttacaattactttcgatattcgattttttggTCTAATTGTGGAGCAGAAGTGTCAGATTTTTTCATAACAATAAGATCTtgttgaatatattatatatatatatatatatatatatcaaacatatattttttatacccgttacccataccgatgttcgtctgtccgtaCGAACACCTATatatcagagactataaaaaatagaaatggaaTTCTTTTTTGACAAAACTTATTATTGCATCGATATTGAAATTAACAttacatttgtttataaaagCAGTCATTAATGAAACGTGACGTTTTGTATTTCagatgaatattaaaaattaaaagaccACCATCTCAGCTTTTTAAATGAACTCCATTGACAGTGAATCATCAAATGGTTTCGCCGGGAATCAACGCAGAAGTTTTAATAGCAATGAATCCAATGTGATTAGTTTAAATACTGCTAGTAGTGGGGGGCAAAGAAAGAAGCTGAATTATCAAACGCAGTTGTCCCTCAAATCGCAAGCGGCAGTTGACGATAATGATGGAGCTACCACCAAGCTGCCATCAACTGGACGCTTCAGTCCACATCccaatgatatatttttgccACAGACAGCCAGGCTAACTATACCGCCGCCCTTCGAAAAGTTTGGTGATACATTAATTGCGGGCTGTCTACCGCCACCATCGCCAGCTCCAAGTAGTGATTGCCTGACATCGAACTATACCCAGATTCAATCGCAGAGCAATAAAGCTAAtcagcaaatgcaacaactgAATTTAAATCAGTTTCATCATCAGCATGGTCATCACAGTCATATGTATCCGTTACCATCGTCAAACTCAACATCACTATGCAATAGTAATTCAGGCAACGCCAAGTCCCAACCATGCACTCTTGCATTAGCGATTGGCGATAATAAcagacaaaataaatataatctaCATCAAGGGCAGCAATCGAACCAGCGCCTTATGTCACCTAACTCGAAATATCGCTTAGATCGTTATCGAGATCCAAAGGCCAATAGAATGGAATCATCAACAGCACCATCTAAAACTCGTTATTTTCTGCCGTCTGCGAAAGTACAATGTAGTGAAGCATACAGCAGTTATTTGGGCTCAACGGTGCACACTCCGGTTAAGCGCTATGTACCAACCCCTCCTTTGGCCAGTGAGCTGTATACAGATTTGCCTTTATCGTCATCGACATCAGTggcgtcgtcatcgtcagcaGCAGGAACTTCAACTTCATTTCCAATCTCGACGCATTATTTGAAtatgccattgccattgcctcATAATTATCGAGCCACAAAGTGTTGTCACCATCCTATTGAGGAATCAATAGCGCACTCGAAGAGTGCGCAAACATACAATGGAACTAATAATAGCAATCTGTCATCACCTTCCCCAAATTGCCCATGCCCATCACCATCGCCAGCATCATCATCGGGCATATCTGCTGTATCCattacagcaacagcaacagcaccagTACCCACACCACCACCTAACATCTGTTCCCCAATGGTTACCACAAAAAGCGTTTCGTCGTGCAACAAGCTGCGTGCTAAGTCAGATGAAGGCGACTCTGTCATCGTTATACAGCAAACAATTAGTCAAAGTCAAAATCAGGATAACACCACAACCTGTTTACACTGTAATACGGCTCGCCGAACAACAGGAGTGCATCAAACGACGCAAACTACTGGGCCGATTAGTCCAGTTCCAGTGGCCATGCCACTTGTCCCGATTAAAATGGCACCTATCAATGATTTATCGAAAATTAAGCATCATGAACAAGAGTTGACAAATACGAAAATGACCGACGCCACTTTTCCTaatcagcaaacaaaacatgCTGACAATACGAACAAGTTACCCACATTGCAACGTCAAACGCACTCTCATCAAATGTATGCGTCTTCAACAATGGCACCATCCCAACTCATTGTAGGCTCGCCACGAAATCAAatgcaacatcagcaacaacaacagttccAAGTTTTAGCGCAGCctccacaacagcaacagcagccctcattacagcagcagcaatcgcaaCAACAAACCTATCATTATTCCTGCAAGAAACGTATTAGCATTTATATGCGACGCGAAATCGCTCGTTTTTTTGGCGTAGAGAGCAGTTCTGAAGCGGCCGACTTCATGCTCTGGTACGGACGGCAACAACGATTAGCAATAAGGCGTTTTGGTTTATTAAAGACCAACCAAGAGCTAGAGTATAATGGAACCAATTCAAATGATAATCGTGATGCAAGTGGTACTGCTGGAATGGGATGTCGAGGCAATCAACGCAATGTTGCCGATGGTTATGCCAAACCACCGGATATTTTGCCAGCTCGCGATGCTCAATACAACGATATTACGCTTTATGGTGCCTGTCGTTGGCatgataaattaaatgctaatCACGATTACGATGCTGCAGACTATATCGAGCGTAAGGCAACGGTTGTGCATATGTTAATAACTGGCATTAGTTATGTTATCAACATCTTTAACACTAGGCTAACAAACAAGATTAGTAATAGGGGCTGTACAAGTAGTAATAAACGACCTCAATGGTCACGTAGTTTTGCCCCAATTCACGTGCATGGTCGGTCAGATCGAGATGTAGATCATAGTGACCAAGTTGAACGGCATCATCAAATGGATATTGATGTGAATGATTGCACCAGTATGATAGCTACAATCATTGAAGATGAGTTATTCTTTGATAATCCAAGTGAAGCAACATTAGTGGCGAACACTAATAATGATGAAACCATCGGTGCAGATATGGATCGGAagaaaacagcaaataaaactGTGCCTTTGGGATTAGGCATAGATGCTAGCGTTGGTGTCTATATGACTGAGCGTCATCACAATGGTTGGCGAACCTCTGCACTAAATACGGCCAATAATGATGTGCATTTTATAGGTTCGTCCCATGATGCACATATCACTCAAAcgaatcaaataaatataagtaatTCGGTGCAGAATCAGCCACATCCGATTCGTGCCTCCAATTTTATTGCACCGTCGACTAATCGGGCTACTAGAATCAATGCACAGTTACTGGATGGTGTTTTGGAAAATTCCCGGCGTCCGCCAATGCGacgaattaaatatttttctgtcAATGATTTGGATGATCGCACCGATCATCGACCGTTTTTTACATACTGGATTAACACTGTTCAAATTGTTGTACTATTCCTGTCCATCGTGTGCTATGGCATTGCACCGATTGGGTTTGGAACCGAACAAAAGACTGGCCAGGTTTTAGTGACCAGTCTAAGTCTTCAAACCGTACAACACGTTGAACCCCGCAATTTCTGGATAGGTCCGCGCAGCAATGATTTGGTTCATATGGGAGCAAAGTTTGCAGCTTGTATGCGCCGAGATATGAAAATCATGGACGTTCTTACTAAAACTAAGCGACAGGAGCGTGAAACCGCGTGTTGCATACGAAACGATGATTCTGGATGCGTTCAGAGCTCACAGGCCGATTGTTCCATACGCGGCCTGTATCCAGCAGTAAGTTATGTATTTGAGACTCATTTCGATGTGGCATCGAAATTCACATCGAATTCAAAAAGTTTATGTTTTGATTCACTTttgcacatatgtatatcattGCGAGTGATTtctttatacatacatactactgtgggcaaaaagtaaggtgaattttcaatttaaacttcgcGGGCCTAACAATTCGGCCtagttctttttttcttgagTTGGCAGGACTGTTCATTACATCTGGTCCAAATTTCATATGAATGTCATTAtcagaaatacatatataatatttacgcTTGTGTTTTCCAAACGACCAAGAgtgcatttttcgattttttacaATGTCTGAATGAGAAGTgtcatcaaattttgtttgccgAATGAAATTTCGGCTGCGGAAACGTTGAGGATGTTGCGGAAGACCTTTGGTGATTCTAccatgtcacaaaaaaaatgtttataagtgGTAAAGACTTCAAAGAGGGTCGAGAACGTGTTGATGACTTCGAGCAGATGAACAACATGTCAATGAAGTGGAGGTTGACTGCTAGAGACCTTACTGATATGATCGGAATATCAGAAAGATCTgtgaaaaccattttgaaGGAGAATTTGGACCTACGAAATATCAAATCTCGTTTGGTACCAAAAACGACCAATTTCTGTACACGTTTTTCTTGACCATTTCGCCAAAAATGTTATGCATATCGTTCCGCAACCACCATATTCGCCTGATTTGGCTCCGTGTGACTTCTGGCTATTCCAAAAACTCTAGAGACCACTTCGGGGAACGCGTTTCGAGTCGATTAAGGAGATAAAAGCTAAATCGAAGAAAGCACTGATGGCTATACCGAAAAGGTACTATTTGGCATGTTTCGAGGATAGGAAAAAAAGCGTGCATAGGTGTATTTTATCGGGAGGGGATTACTTTGAAGGGCATGATATTGATttagaagaataaataaagatttttcattttacaaacaaattcaccttactttttgcTCACAGTAGTATGCTCAATCAAGTGGCTGTGCAATCCAGttattaataacaacaaaacaagccaaattttctgtttattgatttattttaaaattgattgtgctcaaaattaatttagatAATCcattatttaaacaattgatttatttaacttGAACTGTAGACACTCAAAAACTGTAGTTCAATGTAAACAACtaaataagaataatttgaaattagaaCAAAATTTAACTAATCTTAATATTCACATTTTTACAGAAATCCATATCGACTTGGAAAAAATGGTCACCCGGCGAATCCGGTCCTGGCGGTCGTATATCAGGATCAGTGTGCGGCTTAGATCCCAAATATTGTGACGCGCCTGCGTCGATTGCACCATACGAGTGGCCTGATGATATTACCAAATGGCCTATATGCCGAAAAACCAATTCATTTTCGCAACGCTATCGCTACAAAGATCATACTGCCGAGCATATGGTTTGTGAAGTAATTGGACATCCCTGCTGTACTGGTCTTTATGGGGAATGTCGCATAACGACACGAGAATATTGTGATTTCGTCAGTGGTTACTTTCATGAAGAAGCATCACTTTGCTCGCAAGTAAACATCAAAAATACCTTGAATccctaaatatatattcaataaatgtATCCATTTTTTGTACTCGGCAGATATCTTGCTTGAACAACGTTTGTGGCATGTTTCCGTTCTTCTCAGTAGAAATTCCAGATCAGTTTTATAGACTACTCACTTCGCTATGCATGCATGCCGGTATCCTGCATCTGGCAATTACTCTGATAGTCCAGCATTTGTTTCTCGCCGATTTGGAGCGTTTAATTGGAACAATGCGAACAGCTATCGTATACATAACATCTGGGTTAGTGGGCAATCTCACAAGTGCAGTGCTCGCTCCACATCGTCCGGAAGTAAGTATCATAACCGATTTCGTTCGTGACCTGACCGCTCATTTTATAGAAGCTATAACATGACAATCattaaattaacaaacatTCAACAGTCGAAATATGAAGTATGAAATACATCTTTCTAGATTTCCCAAATTGCaagaaattttatattcaagatatttatttaatttaaaaataactttggACTCGTaatattacatatacatatatggacatatatctacatataagTATGTTTTATCTATTATTGTTAATCTTCAGGTGGGACCATCTGCTTCACTCTGCGGCGTAGTCTCAGCCCTAATTTCCCTACTGATATTAATGCACTGGAAGCATCTGCACAAGCCGTATGTGGCATTGATCAAGTTTATACTTTTATGTACGGTACTATTCGGCATTGGCACACTGCcatatcaattaaatttcgCTGGTTTGCTAGCTGGTGTCGCTTGCGGAGCATTTTTAACAATATCATTAGTTCCATTTACCACTTTTTCAATATATGAGCGCAAGAAAAAGgtaatttatgtaatttctGGCGAACCCAGAAATACGCTCTTATATTTAAAGTtctattgaaatataataactgCATACTTATGAATATAcacaattgtatttaaatttcagaTCAATCTGATTTGGACATGTATAATCTTTCACTTGTTAGTTTACGTCACATTAATTGCAACTTTTTACATCTATCCAAGCGAGTTCAGTACATTGAATATTGTTGAAGATATATTTGATAGTGCAACGCATAATTACATTAGCcccacaaacaacaatattGGACACCACAATCACAATGGCGAAGTGGTTGGCAACACACAAAGATATTCACAAACCCAGAGCCAATATCCTCAGTACTTTTATCACCCCCATTCGGAGATCATTAGGAATAGTGTTGACTTCACCGAAGGAGATACTAGTTTCACAGTAtgcagcaaatatttaaatttattttgtttgcttgacTTTTATACTTGTATTTCCCATTTTTATCATCTTCACTAGCAATTGCTACATCCGGCTGAGATGAATCGACAGGAAGATATTAAACCTTGGCCAGAAAGAGCGTATACGAGATTATTTGgctacaataaaaattatagtatTAAGAACACTATGCACAGCAGAAGTGCAGATGGAATTATCAAAGACAAAGGAAATTTCAACTCATCGCTTGACAATATAGTCATGGCTACCAACCATATTGATTACAAACTTAAcactaatttaaatattaccaAAATAAAGGGCCTATAAATTATTtctcatatttaaattataaaataaatttcaccAATAGTGGCGAATTTAAATGAGTGCACAAAAAACGATTATATAAAAAGATTGAAATaaacatttacaatttcatgaaaattaatctttattttcttAGACTTAAATAAGGTATAAAATTACCAACGTCCGCGTCCTCCCCCACCTCCGCGTCCTCCACCACCTCCGCGACCCCTACTGAATCCACCACCGTTTCCACCACGACTTGAACCTCTAAATCCACCACCGCCACGAGCACCTCGGTTacctttaaataaataaataaatatattacaattttgttcattaaactttttaatcaCGATTAGCATACCCATTCCAGTTCCGCGACCTCGAAAGCCACCTACGCCACTTCCACCAGCTCTTTTCTTCGCTCCTTTGGACTGTGGTGGTTTTGGTAGAAATCTTGCAATTGGCAAAAGTTTTCCTGGGTCAATAAACAAAGTTTGACTTGGAGCGAAGCTGTTTGCGTATACATTATCCGACAGTTTGATAGATACAGAGTAATCTCTAACAGTCCCAAAGATTTCATCAATTTTTCCAATCTGTTCTTTGTTTTCAAGAAATATGGGCGCATTAAAATATGGAACGTCTTCAATCTCCACCTTGCAAACTAAGTCGTTTTGACACACATAACTAAAATTGCCCAGTGGTATAACGCGCTCGGGAGGTCCTTGATCAAAGGCACCACGTCCGCCGCCTCCACCTCCACGTGGT is part of the Drosophila nasuta strain 15112-1781.00 chromosome 4, ASM2355853v1, whole genome shotgun sequence genome and encodes:
- the LOC132794884 gene encoding probable H/ACA ribonucleoprotein complex subunit 1, whose product is MGFGRPQGGGGRGFRGGGSRGGGGGFNSRGGFKRGGPRGGGGGGRGAFDQGPPERVIPLGNFSYVCQNDLVCKVEIEDVPYFNAPIFLENKEQIGKIDEIFGTVRDYSVSIKLSDNVYANSFAPSQTLFIDPGKLLPIARFLPKPPQSKGAKKRAGGSGVGGFRGRGTGMGNRGARGGGGFRGSSRGGNGGGFSRGRGGGGGRGGGGGRGRW
- the LOC132794882 gene encoding inactive rhomboid protein 1, yielding MNSIDSESSNGFAGNQRRSFNSNESNVISLNTASSGGQRKKLNYQTQLSLKSQAAVDDNDGATTKLPSTGRFSPHPNDIFLPQTARLTIPPPFEKFGDTLIAGCLPPPSPAPSSDCLTSNYTQIQSQSNKANQQMQQLNLNQFHHQHGHHSHMYPLPSSNSTSLCNSNSGNAKSQPCTLALAIGDNNRQNKYNLHQGQQSNQRLMSPNSKYRLDRYRDPKANRMESSTAPSKTRYFLPSAKVQCSEAYSSYLGSTVHTPVKRYVPTPPLASELYTDLPLSSSTSVASSSSAAGTSTSFPISTHYLNMPLPLPHNYRATKCCHHPIEESIAHSKSAQTYNGTNNSNLSSPSPNCPCPSPSPASSSGISAVSITATATAPVPTPPPNICSPMVTTKSVSSCNKLRAKSDEGDSVIVIQQTISQSQNQDNTTTCLHCNTARRTTGVHQTTQTTGPISPVPVAMPLVPIKMAPINDLSKIKHHEQELTNTKMTDATFPNQQTKHADNTNKLPTLQRQTHSHQMYASSTMAPSQLIVGSPRNQMQHQQQQQFQVLAQPPQQQQQPSLQQQQSQQQTYHYSCKKRISIYMRREIARFFGVESSSEAADFMLWYGRQQRLAIRRFGLLKTNQELEYNGTNSNDNRDASGTAGMGCRGNQRNVADGYAKPPDILPARDAQYNDITLYGACRWHDKLNANHDYDAADYIERKATVVHMLITGISYVINIFNTRLTNKISNRGCTSSNKRPQWSRSFAPIHVHGRSDRDVDHSDQVERHHQMDIDVNDCTSMIATIIEDELFFDNPSEATLVANTNNDETIGADMDRKKTANKTVPLGLGIDASVGVYMTERHHNGWRTSALNTANNDVHFIGSSHDAHITQTNQINISNSVQNQPHPIRASNFIAPSTNRATRINAQLLDGVLENSRRPPMRRIKYFSVNDLDDRTDHRPFFTYWINTVQIVVLFLSIVCYGIAPIGFGTEQKTGQVLVTSLSLQTVQHVEPRNFWIGPRSNDLVHMGAKFAACMRRDMKIMDVLTKTKRQERETACCIRNDDSGCVQSSQADCSIRGLYPAKSISTWKKWSPGESGPGGRISGSVCGLDPKYCDAPASIAPYEWPDDITKWPICRKTNSFSQRYRYKDHTAEHMVCEVIGHPCCTGLYGECRITTREYCDFVSGYFHEEASLCSQISCLNNVCGMFPFFSVEIPDQFYRLLTSLCMHAGILHLAITLIVQHLFLADLERLIGTMRTAIVYITSGLVGNLTSAVLAPHRPEVGPSASLCGVVSALISLLILMHWKHLHKPYVALIKFILLCTVLFGIGTLPYQLNFAGLLAGVACGAFLTISLVPFTTFSIYERKKKINLIWTCIIFHLLVYVTLIATFYIYPSEFSTLNIVEDIFDSATHNYISPTNNNIGHHNHNGEVVGNTQRYSQTQSQYPQYFYHPHSEIIRNSVDFTEGDTSFTQLLHPAEMNRQEDIKPWPERAYTRLFGYNKNYSIKNTMHSRSADGIIKDKGNFNSSLDNIVMATNHIDYKLNTNLNITKIKGL